In Fluviicola sp., the sequence TACCGAATTTGATATTGTACTTCAACGGTTTTTGTACAGCGTTCCTCAGAATTATGCAGGAGATCAACCAGCACATAGTGGAAATGCGTGTGGTTTTTTTGGCTTTGGTCAAAATGAAGTTGGATCAACCCCTTATGCGGAATATCTTCAAATTAAACTTACACAAACTCTGCAATCAGGAAGATTTTATACAGTTCGATTTTTTATCAATAATGCGGGACATTCCTGTATAAACTCAGTTAGTGCATTATTTACTTCGCAAGAATTAAATCTGAACACAGACTCTCTTATTCCTCTGTCTCCGCAAATAACAAGCGACTCAACAATCTTCTTTTGCGATACAATTAATTGGCAAGAGGTCACAGGTGTTTTTCAAGCCGTTGGGAATGAAAATTATCTTACTATCGGTGTTTTTAAAAAGACACCACAATTGTTAGTTTCAGATTTGCAAGGCAACTCAACTCCTAGTTTCTATTCAGCTTACCTGTATATTGATGATGTATCTGTAACCGAAAAGGAATTTGAAATACCAAATATATTCACACCAAATGGTGATGGAGTAAATGATCACTACATTATTGATTTAGAAGCACTAGGAGCAACGGGGGCTGAAATTTACAATCGGTGGGGTAATTGTGTTGCTAGAGGAGAAAAATTCTTATACTGGGATGGGAAATTTGATGGAAAGGAATGTAACAACGGTGTTTATTACCTTCGTCTTCAATTAGAAAACAATATTGTAAACGGATTTATTCATTTGATGAAATAAATTCTTTTACAAAAATGAACAATAAATTACTGCAAATAATTTTTGTCAGCTTGCTTCTTTTTAATCAGGAAGCTAATTCGCAATCATCTTCTGCCACAAATGCCTTTGTAGGCGGTCGGTATTTGGGATGGGATAATTTCAGTGGTGTGAATCCACTATTATTCAGGACCGCTGGTGCAACCAGAATGCGACTGAATGGGGATGAAATCCTCAATTACCTCGGCACAAACTTTATGGTAGATGTTAGGGGTCACTTTGGGATTGGCGTCAATAACTATTTCGCTACAGAAACCCCCTTAACGATGCTTCACCTGGAAGGACCGAACAATACCATATTTAACGGGGGGCAGTTCCGCGGTTGGATGAAAACGGGGGTGCTATCCCGCGAGAATTCAGATGCGATGTATGTGGGTATGAAACCGCAAGGCACAAACCGAAGCGATGCTGTAGTTTACTGGAGCGACGATGCTGGTGGTACCGACGGTCCAGATAACCTTCGCTTCCTGTTCGGAACCACACAAAACACCCTTCCAGGGGCGGTGCAACCACTTCTTGGGAATTCCCAGGATGGTTACGAAATGATGCGTATGACGGCATCAGGGCCGTTAAATGAACTCAATTTCCCGGCAGGATATATCGGCGTGGGGCCACTTTTTACCGATGTAAACAGG encodes:
- a CDS encoding gliding motility-associated C-terminal domain-containing protein, which gives rise to MSKFVLHIVFLFTLFFAIGQQNLVPNGSFEEYNWCPSTSSGYYLNACKYWNSPTLGSPDYFNACSTEFDIVLQRFLYSVPQNYAGDQPAHSGNACGFFGFGQNEVGSTPYAEYLQIKLTQTLQSGRFYTVRFFINNAGHSCINSVSALFTSQELNLNTDSLIPLSPQITSDSTIFFCDTINWQEVTGVFQAVGNENYLTIGVFKKTPQLLVSDLQGNSTPSFYSAYLYIDDVSVTEKEFEIPNIFTPNGDGVNDHYIIDLEALGATGAEIYNRWGNCVARGEKFLYWDGKFDGKECNNGVYYLRLQLENNIVNGFIHLMK